The following coding sequences are from one Lolium rigidum isolate FL_2022 chromosome 6, APGP_CSIRO_Lrig_0.1, whole genome shotgun sequence window:
- the LOC124665553 gene encoding purple acid phosphatase 15-like, which yields MWWRSLLLLLAAAVAAAEPASTLTGPSQPVTVPLLEDRGHAMDLPDTDPRVQRRVTGWAPEQVTVALSAAPTSAWVSWITGDSQMGGAVKPLDPSTVGSVVRYGLAADSLVREATGEALVYSQLYPFEGLQNYTSGIIHHVRLQGLEPATKYYYQCGDPAIPAAMSAVHAFRTMPAVGPRSYPGRIAVVGDLGLTYNTTSTVEHMASNRPDLILLVGDVSYANLYLTNGTGTDCYSCSFAKSTPIHETYQPRWDYWGRYMEPVTSTTPMMVVEGNHEEEPQAGNRTFVAYSSRFAFPSQESGSFSPFYYSFDVGGIHFVMLAAYADYSKSGEQYRWLERDLAKVDRSVTPWLVAGWHAPWYSSYKAHYREAECMRVAMEELLYSYGLDIAFTGHVHAYERSNRVFNYTLDPCGAVHISVGDGGNREKMATTHADDPGRCPDPLSTPDPFMGGFCAFNFTSGPAAGRFCWDRQPDYSAYREASFGHGILEVKNETHALWRWHRNQDMYNSVGDEIYIVREPHRCLLNSTRPASY from the exons ATGTGGTGGAGGTCGCTGCTGCTTCTGCTGGCGGCGGCCGTCGCGGCGGCTGAGCCGGCGTCGACGCTGACAGGCCCGTCGCAGCCGGTGACGGTGCCGCTGTTGGAAGACAGGGGCCACGCGATGGACCTGCCGGACACGGACCCCCGGGTGCAGCGCCGGGTCACGGGCTGGGCCCCGGAGCAGGTCACCGTCGCGCTCTCCGCCGCGCCGACCTCCGCCTGGGTTTCTTGGATCACAG GGGATTCCCAGATGGGCGGCGCCGTGAAGCCGCTGGACCCCAGCACGGTGGGCAGCGTGGTGCGCTACGGGCTCGCCGCCGACTCCTTGGTCCGCGAGGCCACCGGCGAGGCGCTCGTGTACAGCCAGCTCTACCCCTTCGAGGGCCTCCAGAACTACACCTCCGGCATCATCCACCACGTCCGACTCCAAG GTCTGGAGCCTGCGACGAAGTACTACTACCAGTGCGGCGACCCGGCCATCCCAGCGGCGATGAGCGCCGTGCACGCGTTCCGGACGATGCCGGCCGTCGGCCCGCGAAGCTACCCGGGGAGGATCGCCGTGGTCGGGGACCTCGGGCTCACCTACAACACCACTTCCACCGTGGAGCACATGGCGAGCAACCGGCCCGACCTGATCCTCCTCGTCGGCGACGTCAGCTACGCCAACCTGTACCTGACCAACGGCACCGGAACGGACTGCTACTCCTGCTCCTTCGCCAAGTCCACGCCCATCCACGAGACGTACCAGCCGCGCTGGGACTACTGGGGGAGGTACATGGAGCCCGTCACGTCGACCACCCCGATGATGGTCGTCGAAGGGAACCACGAAGAAGAGCCGCAGGCCGGGAACAGGACGTTCGTCGCCTACAGCTCGCGGTTCGCGTTCCCGTCGCAGGAGAGCggatccttctccccgttctactATTCCTTCGACGTTGGGGGCATCCACTTCGTCATGCTCGCCGCCTATGCTGACTACAGCAAATCAG GGGAGCAGTACAGATGGTTGGAGAGGGACCTGGCAAAGGTGGACAGATCGGTGACCCCATGGCTGGTCGCCGGCTGGCACGCGCCGTGGTACAGCAGCTACAAGGCTCACTACAGGGAAGCAGAGTGCATGAGAGTGGCGATGGAGGAGCTGCTCTACTCCTACGGCCTCGACATCGCCTTCACCGGCCAT GTGCACGCCTACGAGCGTTCCAACCGGGTGTTCAACTACACGCTGGACCCGTGCGGCGCCGTGCACATCTCGGTGGGCGACGGCGGCAACCGCGAGAAGATGGCCACCACCCACGCCGACGACCCGGGCCGCTGCCCAGACCCGCTCTCCACGCCCGACCCCTTCATGGGCGGCTTCTGCGCCTTCAACTTCACCTccggccccgccgccggccgcttcTGCTGGGACCGGCAGCCGGACTACAGCGCCTACCGGGAGGCCAGCTTCGGCCACGGCATTCTTGAGGTGAAGAACGAGACGCACGCTCTGTGGAGATGGCACAGGAACCAGGATATGTACAACAGTGTCGGAGATGAGATTTACATTGTCCGGGAGCCGCACAGGTGCCTGCTCAACTCGACCAGACCGGCAAGCTATTGA